The following coding sequences lie in one Apium graveolens cultivar Ventura chromosome 3, ASM990537v1, whole genome shotgun sequence genomic window:
- the LOC141712929 gene encoding protein ROH1D-like, which translates to MPATDYQGSSASHTTRSFFSLRRDQVHSMDSPHSTSQDQELEFFQKYVADKFSDLSADTADDFLSLSWVQKLLNVFLDCQEEFTTLVSRNKGYVNRAPMDRLITEFFERSVKALDVCNAIRDGIEIIRQWQKQLEIVLCALDNQRTLGEGQFRRAKKALIDLAIGMLDEKEGSSSVSHRNRSFGRNNILKDQKSMGHYRSLSWSVSRSWSAAKQLQAIGHNLAPPKPNETMATNGLAVAVYTMNNVLYFVMWALVAAIPCQDRGLHASFHMPKQFVWAYPILSLHEKILDESKKRDKRAASGLMKEIHDMEKCARILNELIDSASFPLNEEKEEEVVKRVKELGLVNEAIKQGLNPVERQVREVFHKIVKSRTEGLSSSG; encoded by the coding sequence ATGCCAGCAACAGATTATCAAGGATCATCAGCTTCTCACACGACTCGTTCGTTCTTTAGTTTACGTCGTGATCAGGTTCATTCAATGGATTCTCCTCACTCTACTAGTCAAGATCAGGAGCTtgaattttttcaaaaatatgtAGCTGACAAGTTTAGTGATTTGTCAGCTGATACGGCTGATGATTTTCTATCACTATCTTGGGTTCAGAAGTTACTCAATGTGTTTCTTGATTGCCAGGAGGAATTTACAACATTGGTGTCTAGGAATAAAGGGTACGTGAACAGAGCTCCAATGGATCGTTTGATTACGGAGTTTTTCGAGAGGAGTGTTAAGGCTTTAGATGTTTGTAATGCAATCCGAGATGGTATCGAGATTATTAGGCAATGGCAGAAGCAATTGGAGATTGTGTTGTGTGCTTTGGATAATCAGAGAACTCTTGGAGAAGGGCAATTTCGTCGAGCAAAGAAGGCGTTGATTGATTTAGCAATTGGAATGTTGGATGAGAAAGAGGGCAGTTCTTCTGTTTCTCATAGGAACAGGTCTTTTGGGCGAAATAATATTCTGAAAGATCAGAAATCAATGGGACATTATAGGTCATTGTCGTGGAGTGTTTCACGTTCCTGGTCAGCTGCTAAGCAGTTGCAAGCAATTGGGCATAATTTAGCTCCTCCTAAGCCTAATGAGACAATGGCTACCAATGGACTAGCTGTGGCTGTTTATACAATGAATAATGTATTGTATTTTGTGATGTGGGCACTTGTAGCTGCAATACCTTGTCAGGATCGCGGTCTACATGCTAGTTTTCATATGCCCAAGCAGTTTGTTTGGGCTTATCCAATTCTTTCTCTTCATGAGAAGATATTGGATGAATCGAAGAAGAGAGATAAGAGGGCTGCTAGTGGTTTAATGAAAGAGATTCATGACATGGAGAAATGTGCGCGAATTTTGAATGAGCTGATTGATTCTGCTAGCTTCCCTTTGAATGAGGAGAAGGAAGAAGAAGTTGTAAAGAGAGTAAAGGAGTTAGGATTAGTTAATGAGGCTATAAAGCAAGGACTGAACCCGGTGGAACGACAAGTTAGGGAAGTGTTTCATAAAATTGTAAAGAGTAGAACCGAAGGCCTTTCATCATCAGGTTGA